A region from the Desulfitobacterium dehalogenans ATCC 51507 genome encodes:
- a CDS encoding TraB/GumN family protein has protein sequence MTIENENLTRLTLDGKEIILIGTAHVSKQSADLVKEVIEAEKPDSVCIELDDQRYKSIVEGEQWKETDIFKIIKEKKATLLLMNLAISSFQKRLAKEFGTNAGQEMLQGIESAKEVGADLVLADRNIQITFSRIWHNVGFWGKCKLLMEIILSIFDDESISEEELEKLKSQDMLNGMLKDFTESFPKLKTPLIDERDQYLSQKIKEAPGDKVVAVLGAAHVPGIREEIHKEHDLKALTELPPKSIVPKIIGWSIPALIIAIIAYTFYSNPDAGIQQTLSWVLWTGSLSALGTTLAFGHPLAIVTAFLAAPIAALHPLIAAGWFAGLVQAYFKRPNVRDFENLSEDILSVKGFWNNKVTRILLTVVFANIGSSMGTFIGGADIARLFFQNL, from the coding sequence ATGACCATAGAGAACGAAAACTTGACTCGCTTGACCCTAGATGGCAAGGAAATTATCTTAATTGGTACTGCCCATGTGTCCAAGCAAAGTGCCGATTTGGTTAAAGAAGTGATTGAAGCAGAAAAACCCGACTCCGTCTGTATTGAGCTGGACGATCAACGCTATAAGTCCATTGTCGAAGGGGAACAATGGAAAGAAACTGATATCTTTAAAATCATTAAGGAAAAGAAGGCGACCCTGCTTTTAATGAACTTGGCGATTTCCTCCTTCCAAAAGCGTTTAGCCAAGGAATTTGGCACCAACGCCGGGCAGGAAATGCTGCAAGGGATTGAATCTGCCAAAGAAGTGGGAGCCGACTTGGTACTTGCTGATCGTAATATTCAAATCACCTTCTCCAGAATATGGCATAATGTTGGCTTCTGGGGAAAATGCAAGCTTCTCATGGAAATTATCCTCAGTATCTTTGATGATGAATCCATCTCCGAAGAAGAATTGGAAAAATTAAAATCTCAGGATATGCTCAATGGTATGCTCAAGGATTTCACAGAAAGCTTTCCCAAGCTTAAAACCCCATTGATCGATGAGCGGGATCAATATTTGTCCCAAAAAATCAAAGAAGCTCCTGGAGATAAAGTCGTAGCAGTATTAGGAGCGGCTCATGTTCCGGGTATCAGAGAAGAAATCCATAAAGAACATGATTTGAAGGCTTTAACTGAGCTCCCTCCCAAATCTATTGTCCCCAAAATTATCGGTTGGTCCATACCTGCCCTGATTATCGCCATCATTGCTTATACCTTTTACTCCAATCCTGATGCGGGAATTCAACAGACCCTGAGTTGGGTTCTGTGGACGGGCTCTCTCTCTGCCTTAGGAACTACTCTGGCCTTTGGTCATCCCCTGGCTATCGTGACGGCATTTCTTGCCGCCCCCATTGCGGCCTTGCATCCCCTCATCGCCGCCGGCTGGTTTGCAGGGTTGGTCCAAGCCTATTTCAAACGTCCTAATGTCAGGGATTTTGAGAACCTTTCCGAAGATATTCTCAGCGTCAAAGGCTTTTGGAATAATAAAGTGACGAGGATCCTCCTCACCGTCGTTTTTGCCAATATCGGCAGCTCCATGGGCACCTTTATTGGTGGAGCGGATATTGCCCGTTTATTTTTCCAGAATCTATAA
- a CDS encoding carbonic anhydrase, translating to MIDTEKLLKGIVNFRNGDFETHKQLFNELKDNQKPHTLFITCSDSRIDPSMITGTLPGELFIVRNVANIVPPYRETTEYVSTTSAIEYAVQMLGVENIIVCGHSNCGGCSASLNAPHKLEELPHTKKWLELMESVRNRVLTEFPEDEPRVREWMMEQINVVEQLRHLMTYPYIYEKVMGRQLLLSGWHYMIETGEVFIYDRQVGEFRLANGSETGY from the coding sequence GTGATCGATACGGAAAAACTATTGAAAGGGATCGTGAATTTCCGCAATGGGGATTTCGAGACTCATAAGCAACTTTTTAATGAATTGAAGGACAACCAAAAACCACATACCCTTTTTATTACCTGTTCAGATTCCCGCATCGATCCCAGTATGATTACGGGAACCTTGCCCGGAGAGCTGTTCATTGTACGCAACGTAGCTAATATTGTTCCCCCTTATCGGGAAACAACAGAATATGTAAGCACTACTTCAGCCATAGAGTATGCCGTACAAATGCTGGGAGTGGAGAACATCATCGTCTGCGGACATTCAAACTGCGGAGGTTGTTCAGCCAGTTTAAATGCACCGCATAAACTGGAAGAGCTGCCCCACACTAAAAAGTGGCTGGAGCTTATGGAATCTGTAAGAAATAGAGTCCTTACAGAATTCCCGGAGGATGAACCAAGGGTCCGCGAATGGATGATGGAGCAGATCAATGTGGTGGAGCAATTGCGGCATTTAATGACCTACCCGTATATTTATGAGAAGGTCATGGGCAGGCAGCTTCTCCTTAGCGGCTGGCACTATATGATCGAAACCGGCGAAGTTTTTATTTATGATCGCCAGGTCGGAGAGTTCCGCTTGGCTAATGGAAGTGAAACTGGTTATTGA
- a CDS encoding ABC transporter permease, with product MPLKSFTSKLLATLVTVILIGFVWQMLSMLLQTVAFPPPMEALQSFGELFFSDLMPHLRVSLYRVGISLIVAAVLGIPLGLFLGKNKRADDLSAPFLYLTFPVPKVVFLPLFLILLGIGDVSKIVMITLIVFYQIVVTTRDAARNVQHEYVLSVESLRASTLELYRHVYFPACLPSILTSLKLGLGTAMAILFLVETYATQEGIGYFIMNSWSSLAYEKMFAGIIAMGLMGFFIYLLLDTCEKFFCSWVNP from the coding sequence ATGCCTTTAAAATCCTTCACCTCCAAACTGTTGGCCACCCTTGTAACAGTAATCCTCATCGGATTTGTTTGGCAGATGCTGTCAATGCTTCTTCAGACCGTGGCCTTCCCCCCTCCTATGGAAGCCCTCCAATCTTTTGGGGAATTGTTTTTTAGCGACCTTATGCCCCATTTGCGGGTGAGCCTTTATCGGGTGGGAATCAGCTTGATTGTAGCCGCTGTTTTAGGAATCCCTCTTGGCTTATTTTTAGGAAAGAACAAACGGGCCGATGACTTGTCCGCTCCTTTTCTTTACCTGACCTTTCCGGTACCTAAAGTGGTATTCCTGCCGCTCTTTCTTATTTTACTGGGAATTGGCGATGTTTCTAAAATTGTCATGATTACCTTGATTGTTTTCTATCAGATTGTTGTAACGACAAGGGATGCTGCACGTAATGTGCAGCATGAATATGTCCTCTCCGTGGAGTCCTTGCGGGCCTCAACCCTGGAGCTTTATAGGCATGTTTATTTTCCTGCCTGCCTTCCGTCCATTCTGACCTCACTAAAACTGGGCTTAGGAACGGCAATGGCCATCCTTTTCTTAGTGGAGACTTATGCGACTCAAGAGGGGATTGGCTATTTTATCATGAATTCCTGGAGCAGTTTAGCCTATGAAAAAATGTTTGCCGGGATCATCGCCATGGGTTTAATGGGATTCTTTATCTATCTTCTGCTCGATACCTGCGAAAAGTTCTTCTGCTCTTGGGTTAATCCATAA
- a CDS encoding TetR/AcrR family transcriptional regulator → MVYNKTDKVLEKQELRRKRIIKAAKEILSEEEEIGKVSIKSIAKRAGIATGTFYLYFTDKESLVDMIVKEIYAELLAKIKQERAQYSNTFDKLQASMEVCIHLFLKEKYLAKILLEQFPQIHTALNTKYADIEEDLIRLTKVDLDELMEEHLIPWQDTQVTATAFVGTFREVILSWIGKGEPKDIDLAYKTLIDYNMRGIGRFKVNEEG, encoded by the coding sequence ATGGTTTACAATAAAACGGATAAAGTCCTTGAGAAACAAGAATTGCGTCGGAAAAGGATAATCAAAGCCGCGAAGGAAATCCTATCTGAAGAGGAAGAGATCGGCAAGGTTTCCATTAAGTCCATCGCCAAACGGGCCGGAATCGCTACGGGGACTTTTTATCTTTATTTTACCGATAAAGAGTCCCTGGTGGACATGATTGTTAAAGAGATCTATGCGGAATTATTAGCAAAAATCAAGCAGGAACGGGCTCAGTACAGCAATACCTTTGACAAGCTGCAAGCCTCCATGGAAGTTTGTATTCACTTGTTTTTGAAAGAGAAGTACTTAGCCAAAATCCTTCTGGAACAGTTTCCGCAGATCCATACGGCATTGAACACTAAATACGCAGATATTGAAGAAGATTTGATCCGCTTGACTAAGGTTGATTTGGATGAGCTCATGGAGGAGCATTTGATTCCCTGGCAGGATACCCAGGTCACCGCTACAGCCTTTGTGGGAACCTTTCGTGAAGTCATTCTCTCCTGGATTGGCAAGGGTGAACCCAAGGATATTGATTTGGCCTATAAGACCCTCATTGATTACAACATGCGCGGGATTGGGAGATTTAAAGTTAATGAAGAAGGATAA
- a CDS encoding B12-binding domain-containing radical SAM protein, which translates to MIYEGAVFRPPSEASSLILQVTLGCRHNQCTFCSMYKGKSFRIRSIEEIMTLIDAGYRAYPHTERIFLADGDALAIETDVLAKVLKALYQRFSRLKRVGIYGGPKDILEKGPEELALLKEQGLSIVYLGVESGCGTILNLIHKGVTPEEMINAGQRIVASGLKLSCTIILGLGGKEHSQEHAVETGKVISAIDPHYLGALTLMLAPDAPLIQKIQSGEFTLLSKWESLIELELMVQGLNLKDCLFRSNHASNYLPLKAHLPHDKEVLLSTLKEVIEDNREEALRPEYWRGL; encoded by the coding sequence ATGATTTATGAAGGAGCTGTTTTTCGTCCTCCCAGTGAGGCTTCCAGCCTGATTCTGCAAGTCACTCTTGGCTGCCGCCATAATCAATGTACTTTTTGCAGTATGTACAAAGGAAAAAGCTTTCGTATCCGCAGTATTGAGGAGATTATGACCCTTATTGATGCCGGATATAGGGCCTATCCCCATACAGAACGAATTTTCCTCGCCGATGGTGATGCACTGGCCATTGAAACAGATGTATTGGCTAAAGTTCTAAAAGCGCTTTATCAGCGTTTTTCCCGCCTGAAGCGGGTAGGAATCTACGGAGGGCCTAAGGATATCCTGGAAAAAGGCCCCGAAGAACTTGCCCTGCTTAAGGAGCAAGGGTTGAGTATCGTCTATCTGGGGGTGGAAAGCGGCTGCGGGACGATCCTTAACCTTATCCATAAAGGAGTCACCCCTGAGGAAATGATCAATGCTGGTCAAAGAATTGTGGCCAGCGGGCTGAAATTATCCTGCACCATTATTTTGGGGCTTGGGGGCAAAGAACATTCCCAAGAACATGCCGTTGAGACCGGAAAAGTCATCAGTGCTATTGATCCCCACTACCTGGGAGCTCTCACCCTCATGCTGGCACCGGATGCTCCCCTCATCCAAAAGATACAATCCGGCGAATTTACCCTTCTCAGCAAATGGGAAAGTCTGATCGAGCTGGAACTCATGGTTCAAGGCTTAAACTTAAAGGATTGCTTGTTCCGCAGCAATCATGCTTCCAACTACCTCCCTCTCAAGGCCCATCTTCCTCATGATAAAGAGGTGCTTTTATCCACCTTAAAGGAAGTCATCGAGGACAATCGAGAAGAAGCCTTAAGGCCGGAATACTGGCGAGGGCTCTAA
- a CDS encoding ABC transporter ATP-binding protein — MKKDKGMDYLAIESLNVVYSQHGQLTPALKDVNLNLPKGQIGAIIGPSGCGKSTLLSVVAGLNKNYQGNVLLKGAPPKESNEVALILQEYGLLPWKTVWDNVRLGLQIKGIKVAQAAQRTEEILKQLGLLHLRKRFPIQLSGGQRQRVAIARSLVLSPELLLMDEPFSSLDALTREEMQDLVLNVWQETGLTILIITHNIEEAVFLGHKIFVMSPCPGTITQEIHNPLAGDYEARGKMEFLKVCNTLRLSLRGRCEACL; from the coding sequence ATGAAGAAGGATAAAGGTATGGATTATTTAGCAATTGAATCATTAAATGTGGTCTATTCCCAGCACGGTCAATTAACCCCCGCCCTGAAGGATGTCAACTTAAATCTTCCCAAGGGACAAATAGGAGCCATTATTGGTCCCTCCGGGTGTGGCAAAAGTACCCTTTTAAGTGTGGTGGCAGGCCTGAATAAGAACTATCAGGGAAACGTTCTTTTAAAAGGCGCTCCCCCCAAAGAAAGCAACGAGGTTGCTTTGATTTTGCAGGAATACGGACTTTTGCCCTGGAAAACGGTATGGGATAATGTCAGACTGGGTTTGCAGATAAAAGGAATAAAGGTTGCTCAAGCCGCTCAACGTACAGAAGAGATTCTCAAGCAGTTAGGCTTGCTGCATCTACGGAAGCGTTTTCCTATTCAATTAAGCGGAGGGCAAAGGCAAAGGGTGGCTATTGCACGTTCTTTGGTGCTTAGTCCGGAACTTCTCCTTATGGATGAGCCCTTTTCTTCACTGGATGCCCTGACCCGGGAAGAGATGCAGGATTTGGTTCTCAATGTCTGGCAGGAGACGGGGCTTACCATCCTGATTATTACACATAATATTGAGGAAGCCGTGTTTTTAGGCCATAAGATTTTCGTCATGTCCCCTTGTCCAGGAACCATTACCCAAGAGATCCACAATCCTTTAGCAGGGGATTATGAAGCCCGGGGAAAAATGGAGTTTCTTAAGGTATGCAACACTTTGCGCTTAAGCCTGCGTGGGAGGTGTGAGGCATGCCTTTAA
- a CDS encoding ABC transporter substrate-binding protein, which translates to MVRKSFFSFLLTLVLVLSLVTGCGQQNTANPGNPQSTNKLTIGSMNIEENLPILVAQQNGYFAEQNLEVQLIPFQSPVELQSAFQTGQLDGMITDIMIAALLKSSGENLRVTSIALGATPEEGRFAIIASPASNVKTVSDLKGKSIGISNNSIIEYVTDKLLLEGGVNPSEVNKTTVAKLPLRVEMLLSNQIDAIVVPDPQISYVVSEGAKIIAEDTKGENLSQSVTIVRSNTLNEKKDALNRYYQAYTKGVQAINASPDQYKELLVKNVNIPESIAASYKVQHYSEPQLPEEKDVNKVLDWLQEKGLLKNPVEYQSFVQSGLY; encoded by the coding sequence ATGGTTCGTAAATCCTTTTTCAGCTTTTTGTTGACCTTGGTTCTTGTCTTATCCCTGGTCACAGGATGCGGACAACAGAATACCGCCAACCCGGGAAACCCCCAATCAACGAACAAATTAACCATCGGGTCCATGAATATTGAAGAAAATCTGCCTATATTGGTTGCTCAGCAAAATGGCTATTTTGCTGAACAGAATCTGGAGGTCCAATTAATTCCTTTCCAGAGCCCGGTGGAGTTGCAAAGTGCTTTTCAGACGGGACAGCTGGATGGTATGATTACGGATATCATGATTGCCGCTTTGCTTAAAAGCTCGGGAGAAAATCTGCGGGTTACTTCTATAGCCCTTGGTGCAACACCGGAGGAAGGACGTTTTGCCATTATAGCCTCACCCGCCAGCAATGTTAAGACCGTTTCCGACTTAAAAGGAAAAAGTATCGGCATCTCCAACAATTCCATTATTGAATACGTTACAGATAAGCTCCTTTTAGAAGGAGGAGTCAATCCATCGGAAGTCAATAAGACGACGGTTGCGAAACTCCCTCTGCGTGTGGAAATGCTCTTGAGCAATCAGATTGATGCTATTGTGGTACCGGATCCTCAGATATCCTACGTGGTTTCAGAAGGTGCCAAAATCATTGCGGAAGACACTAAAGGGGAGAATCTTTCTCAATCGGTGACCATTGTCCGCAGTAACACCCTCAACGAGAAAAAAGATGCCTTAAACCGTTATTATCAAGCCTATACCAAAGGGGTTCAGGCTATCAATGCCTCACCGGATCAGTATAAGGAGCTTCTGGTTAAGAATGTGAACATACCAGAAAGCATCGCCGCATCCTATAAGGTCCAGCATTACTCCGAACCACAGCTTCCTGAAGAAAAGGACGTCAATAAGGTTCTGGACTGGCTTCAAGAAAAAGGACTGCTCAAAAATCCTGTAGAGTATCAGAGCTTTGTCCAGTCGGGATTATACTAA